A genome region from Gemmatimonadota bacterium includes the following:
- a CDS encoding TolC family protein yields MRLDPLWVQSAGLVDNAEWARKAALLVCVLPTINATADYSELSTQQFNIGTGRAANATGRASIDARYELFTGGRKLFGARQASADLETARAGELAQRYETALNVERDYYDVLGARELLDVARDRATRAAEQFGTARPA; encoded by the coding sequence GTGCGTCTCGATCCGCTGTGGGTGCAGTCGGCCGGATTGGTCGACAACGCCGAGTGGGCGCGAAAGGCGGCGCTGCTGGTGTGCGTGCTGCCGACGATCAACGCCACGGCCGACTACTCCGAGCTCTCGACGCAGCAGTTCAACATCGGCACCGGCCGCGCGGCGAACGCCACGGGCCGCGCCTCGATCGACGCGCGGTACGAGCTGTTCACCGGTGGGCGCAAGCTCTTCGGGGCACGGCAGGCGAGTGCCGACCTCGAGACGGCGCGGGCTGGCGAGCTCGCGCAACGCTACGAGACGGCGCTCAACGTGGAGCGTGACTACTACGACGTCCTCGGCGCGCGTGAACTGCTCGATGTGGCGCGCGACCGGGCCACTCGCGCGGCCGAACAGTTCGGCACCGCGCGCCCCGCGTGA
- a CDS encoding efflux RND transporter periplasmic adaptor subunit, translating to MASLPGKTFTARVDFVDPVVTLPGRTITVKAITANSGGTLQPGMFLEARLATAMRANAVVVPEESIVPTAGATYIWVQQDSTVTRREVELGVRSPGFVEIRRGIEVGDRVVVGGLERLVEGVTVKATTVERRPKGAREG from the coding sequence GTGGCGTCGTTGCCGGGCAAGACGTTCACCGCGCGCGTCGATTTCGTCGATCCGGTCGTCACGTTGCCGGGGCGCACGATCACCGTGAAGGCGATCACCGCGAATAGCGGCGGCACGCTGCAGCCGGGGATGTTCCTCGAGGCCCGGCTGGCGACCGCGATGCGCGCCAACGCCGTGGTGGTCCCCGAGGAATCGATCGTGCCGACGGCCGGGGCCACCTACATCTGGGTGCAGCAGGACAGCACGGTCACGCGTCGCGAAGTCGAACTCGGCGTGCGCTCCCCCGGCTTCGTCGAGATTCGCCGCGGGATCGAAGTCGGCGACCGTGTCGTCGTGGGCGGGCTCGAGCGGCTGGTCGAAGGGGTGACCGTCAAGGCCACCACCGTCGAGCGGCGGCCGAAGGGCGCGCGCGAAGGGTGA
- a CDS encoding TolC family protein produces MTEAYTGYDVSRRALDLAHAGVGVAAEILRVQNARYRAGAATVLELLDAQAQLVQAQADLVRRVTRSAWRAPRSR; encoded by the coding sequence GTGACCGAGGCCTACACCGGCTACGACGTCTCGCGGCGGGCGCTCGACCTGGCCCACGCCGGGGTCGGGGTCGCCGCCGAAATTCTCCGTGTGCAGAACGCCCGCTATCGCGCCGGTGCCGCCACGGTGCTCGAACTGCTCGACGCGCAGGCGCAGCTGGTGCAGGCGCAGGCCGACCTGGTCAGGCGCGTTACGCGGTCCGCCTGGCGCGCGCCTCGCTCGAGGTGA
- a CDS encoding biotin/lipoyl-binding protein has product MQRIELRPDIEGRVVDILAREGTTVGVGTPLLKIDDAELKAQVARATADRDLARQALERTRLLLAEKAAAPAADLERAPRRRRARPRHFSACWRCGSGGGWCMLRSPAWSGRGWSRWATSSTANRGCSRCRPSRRRGSTLPCRALRRRVEDGRRSPSGWRRCRARRSPRASISSIRSSRCRGARSP; this is encoded by the coding sequence ATGCAGCGCATCGAGCTCCGTCCCGATATCGAAGGCCGAGTGGTCGACATCCTCGCCCGCGAGGGCACCACCGTTGGCGTCGGCACGCCGCTCCTCAAGATCGACGATGCCGAGCTCAAGGCGCAGGTGGCCCGTGCCACCGCCGATCGCGATCTCGCGAGGCAGGCGCTCGAGCGGACCCGGTTGCTCCTGGCGGAGAAGGCGGCGGCGCCGGCAGCCGACCTGGAGCGCGCGCCGAGGCGTCGTCGCGCGCGGCCACGGCATTTCTCGGCCTGCTGGCGCTGCGGCTCGGGCGGAGGGTGGTGCATGCTCCGTTCGCCGGCGTGGTCGGGCAGGGGCTGGTCCCGATGGGCGACTTCGTCAACAGCCAATCGCGGCTGCTCACGCTGCAGACCGTCTCGCCGGCGCGGATCAACTTTGCCGTGCCGGGCGCTACGCCGCCGAGTTGAAGATGGGCGGAGGTCACCTTCCGGGTGGCGTCGTTGCCGGGCAAGACGTTCACCGCGCGCGTCGATTTCGTCGATCCGGTCGTCACGTTGCCGGGGCGCACGATCACCGTGA